The Syntrophomonadaceae bacterium genome includes the window GAAACAAGGGTTGCGTAAAGCTTGTCCATGTATTCTGTGGCCAGTTCTTCACTGTTTTTTAAATCCGTAATATCGGAAATTATTCCTTCCAGGTGGCTGATTGTGCCGTCTTCTTTATAAATAACCTGTCCCCGCTCGATGACCCATTTTCTGATTCCGTCTTTGGTTAAAATCTGATACTCTCCATCAAATGTAGACTTCTGTTCAGTCGCAATGCGCCATTTCTCTTTTAGCCTTGCTCTGTGACTGTAATCATCTGCTATAATACTGCTAAAATCAACAACAGCGTTGTTCAGCAATTCTTCCGGCCGGTAGCCGGTCAGGTTGAAACAACCTTCGCTGACATATAGCATCGTCCAATATTCGTCGTACTTGCACTTGTAGATCATGCCCTGGATGTTGGTTATCAGTGTGTTGAGCTCTCTTTCAGTTTCAAGCAGCAATTTTTGCTCTTTTCTGCTTTTTTTGAGGAGTTTTAGCAGTATTATCGTGAGTGCAGCAAAAATGGTGATAAATAATAAAGCGGTATTGGTGTAATAAGACTGGAGTTGTGCCTTTCTTGCGGCCAACTGGACCGCCGGGGTAATATCGTTAATGATCGAAAATAATAGGGTTTGGCCGTCTGAAAAAATATAAGGATTAGAATAGACCTCCACAGTTCTTGTTTCGCCGTTGGCCAGGCGATGGTTAAAGATAAGATGATTTCTTTCTTCCCTTGCGGCCGCAAGCCTTTCTCGTTCAATTTCTACCGGTGTCATGGCGTTGATCTCTTGCATCGTCATCGATTCCAGGAGCTCTTTTGAGTAGCCGTAGAAATTTTGGGCCGCAAGATTGGCAAACACAATTTTCTCCGTTGCACTGTCAGATATCAATATAATGGAGGCATGATTTTCAAGCAGCCTGAAAAAATCGATGTCTTGCGCCGTTGCACCCGCAGCGCTGGCTGTACCTATGAGCATAAAAATAAATAATATTAATAAAAATCTACTGGTTCGCATAATTCACCCCTGGCTGTCGCCGAAAATATTGTCGAATAATGATATATTTTGTAACACTTCAATATAATACTTTTCGGCGAGTTTTTGCAAGAGTTAATCTGCAGCTTAAAAAAAATATTTTAGTTTTATAACAAAATCAAAATTAATGTTTATCCTTTTAAAGCGCCGGCTTTGCCGTACTTTTGGATGGCGACAAGAAAGAGCTTCAAATTGTTAATGGGTGTAGAGGTCGCGAATGTGAACGTTGACACAAGAGCAAGCCATTGCTATAATATTCTTGGCTTATGTGATTATTGGAAATTTTAATCCAATATTCACGCAATAAACCGGTCAATGCTATATTAATGCTTGGACTATCATCATTTGAATTGGCAGCAGGAGTTGCATGAAGCAAGCCGGTTACGAAGGGGTGATGCGAAATCAACGACTTTTTGTAGTATATACTAGTATATACTACATTTGATCACCTGGTAAAAACATGTTCGATTTATTTATGAGAGGAGTTGGCCTGCTTGAAAAAGAAGACCATGCGATTGGTGTTGTGTTTAGTCTTGTTGGTGGCGATGCTCGCAACCGGCATGCCGGCGATGGCAAGCCCCAGAGCAGCAGCAAGCGAAACCCTGATTATTGACGGCAAAACAGCTTCGGTGCCAGTAACAGTAGTTGGCAGAGCCAGTTTAGTGCAAGTGCGGGCACTGGCGGAAACCTTTGGGACAGTGCCCCAGTGGGACAACAAGGAGAAGATCGCCTCCTTTACCGCAGCCGGCAAGAACATTCAGGTGTTCGCTGGCCAGGGGCGGGTAGCGGTGGACGGCAAAGAAATGAAGGCGGCCACCAGAATATTGAGAGGCCGGGTGTTTGTGGAACTAGCGCCCATGCAAGGAGTGCTGGGCATTACGAAGGCAGCCAGGACAATAGCAAGCGGCACCTTTACCGGTGAAGCAAGAGGCTATGGCGGCATGTTGCGGGTAGAGGTAAAAACCGCCGACAATAAAATTACGGCAGTAAGAGTAGTAGAGCAGCGGGAAACCCCTGGTATTGCAGATCCTGCTCTAACCCGGATTCCGCAAGCCATTGTCAGTCAGCAAAGCATAGCCATTGATGGGATTACTGGTGCAACAATGACCAGCAAGGCCATCCTGGATGCAGTAGCTCAGGCGATTGGCAAGGCTAGGGCTAATGTCAGCGAGTGGAGGCTAAGGCCTGCCGCAGCTGCACCGGTAGCACCAGGTCAGCCGGCGGCTGTCAGAAAACAGACAGACGTGGTTGTAATCGGCGGCGGCGGGGCCGGTTTGGCGGCGGCAGTATCGGCAGCCGAGGCCGGAGCCAAAGTCATCCTCATCGAAAAAATGCCTGCTCTGGGCGGCAACACCATCCGGTCTGGCGGAGCCTATCAGGCCGTCAACCCGGAACTGCAGCGGCGGCAGAACATTGAGGATTCACTAGATCTGCATTTCCAGCATACCTTTGAAGGCGGAGACCGCCAGGGGAACCAGGCTTTGATCAGGATATTGGTCAATAACGCTCTGGATGGCATTCGCTGGCTGGAAGGCTACGGCATGAAATGGAGAGGCGAAGTTACTGCTATCGCCGGCAGCCTGTGGCGCAGAGTTAACATGCCTGTCGAGCCGGTAGGAACCGGTTACATCAACGCCCTGCAGAGGGCTGCTAGTCAGCGTGGGGTAGAGATCATGCTGGAGACCAAGGCTGAGCGTTTAATTGTGCGGGACGGCCGGGTAGTTGGAGTGGAAGCGACATCTAAAGGCGGCACTGTGACCTTGGAGGCTCGCCGGGGAGTGGTATTGGCCACAGGCGGCTTTGGCGCCAACAAAGAGATGATGGCCAAGTACCGGCCGGCGAAGAAAGACCTGCCGACTACGAACCATCCCGGGGCAACCGGCGACGGGATCATAATGGCGGAAGCAATTGGAGCCAGGCTGATTGGCATGGAACATGTTCAATCCCTGCCTCTGGGCGATCCAAAAACCGGCAGCCTGAGCGGCTGGGCCGGTGGTGATGTTGCAAACTACATTTTTGTTAATAGGGATGGACGAAGATTCGTTGATGAAGGAGCGCGCCGGGATGTAATGGTCAACGCTCTGTTGCAGCAAAGAGACCAGTTGTTATTCCTGATCACTGACGCTAATTCGGCGCAACCGGGCTCATTTAATCATTTTAATGAACGGATTGAGGATCTGGTTGCCAGGGGCAGTGTGTTTACAGACATGACTATCGAAGGTTTAGCCAGACAGATTGGGGTCGATCCGGCAGTATTGCGCACCACTATTGAAACATACAACCAGGCTGTGGCCCAGAAATCTGACAGGGAGTTCGGCAAAACCCTCTTAGGTGTGCAACTGAATAAGCCGCCTTTCTTTGCCAGCCCGCGCAAGCCTACCATCCACCATACCATGGGTGGGGTAGAAATCAATGAGCGGACCCAGGTCATCGACAGAAACGGCAGGGTCATCCCCGGACTGTTTGCCGCAGGTGAAGTAACCGGTGGCATCCACGGCACCAACAGATTGGGAGCTAATGCCCTGGCAGATATCATTGTGTTTGGCAGAATAGCAGGCAAAAGCGCTGCTGAAAGCAGGTAATGCTGCAGGATAATTAATACCGGCTTTCACCCGGAAGACTCAAGCCATGTTAAAGCGTGGCTTGAGTCTTTTTTTGCTTATTTGTGATGTGCCATACCATTACTGCTGATGGAGTAGAGTAAAATAATGCTGCGGCAACAGGCAGCAAAAAAGCGGCATTGGCTTTACGCGCCAGGAATATATTTTCTTTAGGTATGAGAGGAGATGTTGCCGTGGCTAGTATCAAAGCGGCCTTATTCATCAGGACCAGGACTTTGATCCTGCTAGGAATCCTGTTTTTATCACTATTGGGGTTAGTACTGGTAGACAGGTTTTTTGTGATCCCTGCGATAAATTTAACGGGACACCGGGTTGTGCTGGATGCGGGGCATGGCGGAATAGATGGGGGCAGTTCTGCTAAAGGGGTGCTAGAGAAAGAGATCACCCTGGATGTGGTCTTGCGGGCTGAGCAGTACCTCTATGTCAGGGGAGTTAATGTTAAACTAACCCGCGATACTGACCGGGATGTCAGCGGTCTTGACCCGGGGAGGAGAGGGCGCCATCGAAAGGATCTGGAAGAAAGGGCTAAAATTATTAATAAGGGCACGATTGCGGTGAGCATTCACGTCAACTCGACTTCCAGCGAAAAGGAAAAAGGCGCAGTGGTATTTTACCCTAAAGACTCCGTTGAATCTAGAAAGCTTGCTTTAGGGCTCCTAAACCGGCTGGGTGAGGTGCAAACCTTAAAAAGCAACTATCCGATCGCATCGACTGACCTCTTTATTTTGAGAACGGCTAAAGTGCCGGCAGTATTGGTGGAGCTTGGTTTTATTACAAATTCGGAAGACAGGGCCAAACTTATTAATCCTCAATTCAGACATAAGCTGGCCGAGAGCATCGGTAAAGGTATTATTGATTATTTTGAGTCTGGAAGATAAAATATTTTTTAGAAACGACTGCCTCGGCTTCATTGCTCCAAACCACTCCTATTCTTACTCCTGAAATTTTGATCATAGCAGGTGTATCCCCATTCCTTTCCGGTAAGGATAATGAAGCAGCAATCTGGCAGATCAGAAAAATAAAACAAGGAGAGATGGCCTTGCAGTCTGAAACAGCTAAAACACCCCCTGACCGGGAACAGTTAGCGGAACAACATAAATGGCGGTTGGCTGATATCTATGCAACAGACGAGAAATGGGAAGAGGATTTCCGGTCCATACAGCAGCAGTACCCTGATCTGGCGGGTTTCCAGGGCAAATTAGGGGAGAGCTGGCAGAAATTGCTGGAGTGCCTCAAACTGCGGGAAAAGATTGGGGAAACTTTAGAGCGGCTTTATGTTTACGCTCATATGCGTAAAGACGAGGACAACAATCAGGTAAAATACCAGGCTATGGCGGACAGAGTTGTTGGCTTGTCGGTTAAGATTCAAAGCATAACGGCCTACATCGTTCCGGAAATTCTAGAATTGCCGGAAGGACTACTGCAGTTATGGATGAATCAGGCGGAAATGGCTTTGTATCAACACTTCTTGGAGGATATGGTCAGGTTAAGACCACATACCCTTTCGGCTAAGGAAGAAGAACTGGTCGCTCAGGTTGGGGAACTCGCAAATGCCCCCAAGACTGTTTATCGGATGCTTGTTAATGCCGACCTGAAATTTCCCGTCATTAAAGATGAAAAGGGGGAAGGTATTGAGGTTAGTGAAGCCAAGTATACCCATCTTTTGCGCAGCAGAGATAGGCGGGTGCGGCAGGATGCCTTCTCTTCCCTGCTTGGGACTTATAAGGATAAAAGGAATACCCTTGCCGGCCTTTTAAGCACAAGTATTAAAAAAGACATTTTTTATTCCAGGGCGCGAAAATACCCTTCAGCTTTAGAGGCTGAATTAAAAGGTGATCATATTCCCCTGGAAGTGTATTCAAACCTGATCAAAACTGTGCGGGAAAACCTGGGCCTTTTGCATAGCTACGTGAAGCTGCGGAAACGTCTTTTGGGTTTAGAGGAGCTACGTATGTATGACCTTTATGTCCCGATGGTCAGCCAGGTAGATATTCAGGTCCCTTATGAAGAAGCCAAAAAAATGGTCCTGGGCTCCGCCCGGCCTTTAGGTCAGGAATACATGTCTGCCCTCAGGGAGGGCTTGGAGGCTCGCTGGATTGATGTATATGAAAACAAGGGCAAAACAAGCGGTGCTTATGCCTGGGGGGCTTATGGCACCCACCCCTTTGTGTTATTAAATTACCAGGATAGTTTAGATGGGGTTTTTACCCTTGCCCATGAAATGGGACATGCTTTACACTCCTATTATTCATCGCGGGAACAGCCCTATGTCTATGCCCATTATACTATTTTTGCCGCCGAGGTGGCCTCCACTGTCAATGAGGCCTTGCTGCTTCACTATATGTTAAGTAATCGTGAAGACCATAGGGAAAGAATGTATCTGCTGAATTATTATTTGGAGCAGTTTAGAGGAACTGTATTCCGCCAGACAATGTTTGCTGAATTTGAGAAGATCATTCATGAAAAGGCAGAGGCGGGGGAAGCATTAACACCTGACGTATTGAGCGGCATCTATTATCAGTTAAATAAAGACTACTACGGTCCCCATCTAACGGTTGATCAGGACATTGAAATTGAATGGGCCCGGATTCCTCACTTTTACAGCGCTTTTTACGTCTACAAATATGCTACTGGCTTTTCTGCGGCAACGGCCCTGTCTCGTCAGGTTCTGCGCCAGGAAGAAGGTGCTGCAGACCGTTATCTGGGATTTTTAAAATCGGGCAGTTCAGACTACTCCATCAACCTGCTTAAAAAGGCGGGGGTTGACATGACATCCCCGGAACCGGTAAAAAGGGCTTTGGAAGTATTTGCTGATACTCTAGGCCAGATGGAGCAACTCGCAAACTAACAATTAAAGATGGGAAAAGCGCCTGGCAGGCGCTTTTTATCTGTATTTGCCGAATTTGCCATGTCCCCTGTGTTGAAAGCTGCCGGGAGGGCGCTGCTTAAAACCCTTTCGGCTACGCAGCGGAGGCTCCTCGGTAAGTTTTATGTCCTGGTCGGGTTGTTCTCCCGCAATGGTTTTCAGGGCTGCAGCCAGGAGGGTAATCGAATCGTGGTCGTTAAGCATCTGTTCGGCAGCATTTTGGAACTCCTGGAAACGGCCCTCTTCCAAGGTGCTTGTGATCCTTGTTACTGCCCACCTAATTTTTTCTTTTTGGGCTTCTTGAAAAGTGGGGATGCTCTGGCGAATTAGCCTGGTTCCAATTGCATGTTCAATTGTTCTCAGGTGCCCTCTTTCCCTTGGTTCTACAAAGGTAGCAGCTATCCCGCTGCGTCCTGCCCTGCCGGTGCGGCCTATCCGGTGCACATAACCATCAACATCCTGCGGGATATCAAAATTATAGACGTGGGTAACACCGGTAATATCTAATCCTCTGGCAGCGACATCAGTAGCGACTAAAATTTCAACTGAGCCATTTCTAAATTTGCCCATTACTATTTCGCGCTGTTTTTGACTCATGTCCCCATGAATGCCTTCCGCCAGGTACCCTCGCTTCTGCAGGGCATCAGCCAGTTCATCTACCCTTCTTTTGGTCCTCCCGAAAATCAAAGCCAGGTCAGGATTTTGAATATCTAAAACCCGGCACAGAACATCCAGTTTAATCTTTTCCGGCACCTCGTAATAGAATTGCCTGATTTCAGGCAGTGTAACTTCGTGGGGCTTTATTTCGATAATCTGCGGATTAATCATAAACTTGTTGGCCAGGTTCAGGATCTCGCGTTTAATTGTGGCTGAAAACATAAATGTTTGCCGTTCTTTGGGGCAGTTCTCCAGAATTTTCTCTACATCCTCAAAAAACCCCATATTTAACATCTCATCGGCCTCATCCAGGACCACCATATGAATATGGCTTAGCAGGATGGTACGTCTTTCCATGTGATCCAACAACCTGCCGGGAGTGGCCACAATCACCTGGGGGTTGTTGCGCAGGGACCTGAATTGGCGGGTAATTTCCTGACCACCATATATGGGCAGGCTGCGAACATTGTTATACTTGCCAATCCGGTTGATTTCCTCTGACACCTGAATAGCTAATTCCCTGGTCGGGGTAAGCACCAGAACTTGAATTCTATTAACTGCACTGTTGGTTTTTTCTAAAATCGGAATGGCAAAAGCTGCTGTTTTACCCGTACCTGTTTGAGCCTTCCCAATGATGTCTTTTCCTTCCAAAGCAATGGGAATAGTTTCTTGCTGGATCGGGGTAGGGGTTTCAAAGCCCATTTCCTCAATAGCTTTAAGTAAGGAAATGCCTATAGGGAAATCTTTAAAGGTATGCAAAAAGGTACCTCCCAAAAATTAGAGTGTTGGATGACAATTTATCGTTTCTATCATGGCCCACATTAAAATCTGCTTCTTTAGGGTCAGAAAATATTATCCCACAGGACAGCATTAATATCAAGGAAATTTTCCTTGAATAGAAATAAAAGCAAAATATCATTTTCTCGGTCAGGTTTATAAATTGCAATTTATATATTACAATGATATAGATGAAAATTAGCGCAGAGTTGATCGTTGGAAAGGTTGGCGAAGGTTATTGATAAAACAAAACAAGATCCGCAATCTGGCCATTATCGCCCACGTTGATCATGGCAAGACCACTCTGGTGGATGGATTGTTGAAACAAAGCGGTGTATTTCATGAAAAACAGTTGGTGCAGGAGAGGATTCTTGACCGCAATGAGTTGGAGCGGGAACGCGGTATTACGATCATGGCGAAGAACACAGCGGTTTTCTACAGGGATTATAAGTTTAACATAGTAGATACTCCCGGGCACGCTGACTTTGGTGGCGAGGTTGAGCGCATCGTCCAGATGGTGGATGGGGTTTTGCTCCTGGTTGATGCCTTTGAAGGCCCGATGCCGCAAACAAGATTTGTGTTAAAAAAGGCCTTGGCGGCTGGTCTGGTGCCGATTGTTGTGATTAACAAAATGGATAGACCAAATGCGCGTCCGGTTCAGGTTGTGGACCAGGTGCTGGATTTATTTATCGAGCTTGGAGCAGACGAACAGCAGTTGGATTTCCCAATTGTATATACGATTGCCCGTCGGGGGGAAGCTTCCTTGAATCCGGACGGGGGCTTTTTGGATTTAACCCCCTTGTTTGAAAAGATAGTGGAACATATTCCTTCCCCAGCTGCTAATCCTGCTGGTATTCTCCAGGTAGGAGTGACCATGATAGATTACGACCCATATATCGGACGGCTGGCGATTGGCAGAGTGCATAATGGCTCTGTGGCAGCCAAGCAGGAAGTAGCCGTAATAAGAAAAGATGGGGCGGCAAAAAAGCAGCGCCTTACTGGTGTCTTTGTTTTCGAGGGGCTAAAGAAAACGCCTGTGGAACAGGCTCAGGCGGGGGATATTATTGTTTTGTCGGGCTTGGCGGATATAAATGTAGGAGAAACAGTTTCCGACCCGGAACAGCCCGAGCCGTTGGATTTCGTTGAAATTGATGCCCCAACGGTGCAAGTTATATTTCAAGTTAACAAAAGCCCTTTTGCCGGACGTGAGGGTGAGCATGTCACTTCGCGCAAGCTTGCCGAAAGATTGTGCCGGGAAAGGGAATCTGACGTTAGTCTAAAGGTTGAGGTTACGGATTCGCCTGATGTTTTTCTTATATCAGGCCGGGGCGAGTTGCATCTTTCCATTCTTATTGAAACAATGCGCCGCGAAGGGTACGAGTTTGAGGTCTCCCGCCCAAAGGTCATTTTGCAGGAAATCGATGGAGAGAATTGCGAACCTGTTGAAGAGCTGATGGTAGATGTGCCTGAATGTTTTTTAGGTTTTGTGATGGAGCGTTTGGGGGCACGCAGGGGTGAGGTGTTAAGCATGGAACATCTAAGCGATGGACGCGTTTGGGTGAAATTCATGGTTCCGACAAGGGGGCTATTTGGCTTTCGTAATGAATTTCTCACAGGTACCAAGGGTATGGGTATCATGTACCATTCGTTTAATCACTATGCTCCGTTTAAAGGGGAAATCTCTACCAGAGCTAGCGGCTCCCTGGTGGCTTTCGAAACCGGCGAAACCACGGCCTATGGTTTGGAGAACGCACAGGAGCGGGGGGAATTATTTGTAGGGGTTGGGGTTCCTGTTTACCGGGGCATGGTTGTAGGCGAAAACTCCCGCGCGGGGGACCTGCCAATAAACGTATGCAAAAAGAAACAGCTTACTAATTTCCGCAGCTCAACGGCGGAAACATCGACCAGGTTGATTCCGCCGCGACAGATGAGTTTGGAGAGGTGTTTGGAGTTCTTGGCGGACGATGAGCTTCTGGAGATTACACCCAAATCCTTGCGA containing:
- a CDS encoding flavocytochrome c produces the protein MKKKTMRLVLCLVLLVAMLATGMPAMASPRAAASETLIIDGKTASVPVTVVGRASLVQVRALAETFGTVPQWDNKEKIASFTAAGKNIQVFAGQGRVAVDGKEMKAATRILRGRVFVELAPMQGVLGITKAARTIASGTFTGEARGYGGMLRVEVKTADNKITAVRVVEQRETPGIADPALTRIPQAIVSQQSIAIDGITGATMTSKAILDAVAQAIGKARANVSEWRLRPAAAAPVAPGQPAAVRKQTDVVVIGGGGAGLAAAVSAAEAGAKVILIEKMPALGGNTIRSGGAYQAVNPELQRRQNIEDSLDLHFQHTFEGGDRQGNQALIRILVNNALDGIRWLEGYGMKWRGEVTAIAGSLWRRVNMPVEPVGTGYINALQRAASQRGVEIMLETKAERLIVRDGRVVGVEATSKGGTVTLEARRGVVLATGGFGANKEMMAKYRPAKKDLPTTNHPGATGDGIIMAEAIGARLIGMEHVQSLPLGDPKTGSLSGWAGGDVANYIFVNRDGRRFVDEGARRDVMVNALLQQRDQLLFLITDANSAQPGSFNHFNERIEDLVARGSVFTDMTIEGLARQIGVDPAVLRTTIETYNQAVAQKSDREFGKTLLGVQLNKPPFFASPRKPTIHHTMGGVEINERTQVIDRNGRVIPGLFAAGEVTGGIHGTNRLGANALADIIVFGRIAGKSAAESR
- a CDS encoding N-acetylmuramoyl-L-alanine amidase: MASIKAALFIRTRTLILLGILFLSLLGLVLVDRFFVIPAINLTGHRVVLDAGHGGIDGGSSAKGVLEKEITLDVVLRAEQYLYVRGVNVKLTRDTDRDVSGLDPGRRGRHRKDLEERAKIINKGTIAVSIHVNSTSSEKEKGAVVFYPKDSVESRKLALGLLNRLGEVQTLKSNYPIASTDLFILRTAKVPAVLVELGFITNSEDRAKLINPQFRHKLAESIGKGIIDYFESGR
- a CDS encoding DEAD/DEAH box helicase, which produces MGFETPTPIQQETIPIALEGKDIIGKAQTGTGKTAAFAIPILEKTNSAVNRIQVLVLTPTRELAIQVSEEINRIGKYNNVRSLPIYGGQEITRQFRSLRNNPQVIVATPGRLLDHMERRTILLSHIHMVVLDEADEMLNMGFFEDVEKILENCPKERQTFMFSATIKREILNLANKFMINPQIIEIKPHEVTLPEIRQFYYEVPEKIKLDVLCRVLDIQNPDLALIFGRTKRRVDELADALQKRGYLAEGIHGDMSQKQREIVMGKFRNGSVEILVATDVAARGLDITGVTHVYNFDIPQDVDGYVHRIGRTGRAGRSGIAATFVEPRERGHLRTIEHAIGTRLIRQSIPTFQEAQKEKIRWAVTRITSTLEEGRFQEFQNAAEQMLNDHDSITLLAAALKTIAGEQPDQDIKLTEEPPLRSRKGFKQRPPGSFQHRGHGKFGKYR
- the pepF gene encoding oligoendopeptidase F is translated as MALQSETAKTPPDREQLAEQHKWRLADIYATDEKWEEDFRSIQQQYPDLAGFQGKLGESWQKLLECLKLREKIGETLERLYVYAHMRKDEDNNQVKYQAMADRVVGLSVKIQSITAYIVPEILELPEGLLQLWMNQAEMALYQHFLEDMVRLRPHTLSAKEEELVAQVGELANAPKTVYRMLVNADLKFPVIKDEKGEGIEVSEAKYTHLLRSRDRRVRQDAFSSLLGTYKDKRNTLAGLLSTSIKKDIFYSRARKYPSALEAELKGDHIPLEVYSNLIKTVRENLGLLHSYVKLRKRLLGLEELRMYDLYVPMVSQVDIQVPYEEAKKMVLGSARPLGQEYMSALREGLEARWIDVYENKGKTSGAYAWGAYGTHPFVLLNYQDSLDGVFTLAHEMGHALHSYYSSREQPYVYAHYTIFAAEVASTVNEALLLHYMLSNREDHRERMYLLNYYLEQFRGTVFRQTMFAEFEKIIHEKAEAGEALTPDVLSGIYYQLNKDYYGPHLTVDQDIEIEWARIPHFYSAFYVYKYATGFSAATALSRQVLRQEEGAADRYLGFLKSGSSDYSINLLKKAGVDMTSPEPVKRALEVFADTLGQMEQLAN
- the typA gene encoding translational GTPase TypA, with the translated sequence MKQNKIRNLAIIAHVDHGKTTLVDGLLKQSGVFHEKQLVQERILDRNELERERGITIMAKNTAVFYRDYKFNIVDTPGHADFGGEVERIVQMVDGVLLLVDAFEGPMPQTRFVLKKALAAGLVPIVVINKMDRPNARPVQVVDQVLDLFIELGADEQQLDFPIVYTIARRGEASLNPDGGFLDLTPLFEKIVEHIPSPAANPAGILQVGVTMIDYDPYIGRLAIGRVHNGSVAAKQEVAVIRKDGAAKKQRLTGVFVFEGLKKTPVEQAQAGDIIVLSGLADINVGETVSDPEQPEPLDFVEIDAPTVQVIFQVNKSPFAGREGEHVTSRKLAERLCRERESDVSLKVEVTDSPDVFLISGRGELHLSILIETMRREGYEFEVSRPKVILQEIDGENCEPVEELMVDVPECFLGFVMERLGARRGEVLSMEHLSDGRVWVKFMVPTRGLFGFRNEFLTGTKGMGIMYHSFNHYAPFKGEISTRASGSLVAFETGETTAYGLENAQERGELFVGVGVPVYRGMVVGENSRAGDLPINVCKKKQLTNFRSSTAETSTRLIPPRQMSLERCLEFLADDELLEITPKSLRIRKKTV